A single genomic interval of Macadamia integrifolia cultivar HAES 741 chromosome 6, SCU_Mint_v3, whole genome shotgun sequence harbors:
- the LOC122082825 gene encoding uncharacterized protein LOC122082825 has protein sequence MGGVAEDQEKSMPPPAWRRMKSYEQDEVQSKSAGKLRRRRCIQCCGCLSALMLIIIIVGVILIFTVFRVKDATVTLNSISFDKLKVSRLPTIDPSNPFAQPTTPSVNMTMMADMSIKNPNIASFKFNNATTSIFYDGSQVGEARNPAGNARARRTLHMNLTVELFITANSSSSEKVQHLLSDIRSGSLSINSYTWIDGRVNVLNIFKRYIIVKMNCTVDVSLSSMSMQDMKCEEHVEL, from the coding sequence ATGGGAGGAGTAGCAGAAGATCAGGAGAAATCCATGCCACCACCAGCCTGGAGAAGGATGAAAAGCTACGAACAAGACGAAGTTCAGTCGAAATCCGCCGGAAAACTTCGCCGGAGAAGATGTATCCAATGCTGCGGCTGTCTCTCAGCCCTGATGCTTATCATAATCATAGTCGGCGTCATCCTCATCTTCACCGTCTTCCGTGTCAAAGATGCCACCGTCACCCTCAATTCAATATCTTTCGATAAGTTAAAGGTTTCCAGACTCCCCACCATCGACCCCTCGAACCCTTTTGCTCAGCCAACCACCCCTAGTGTCAACATGACCATGATGGCAGATATGTCTATCAAGAACCCAAACATAgcctctttcaagttcaataaCGCCACCACCTCCATCTTCTACGACGGCTCTCAGGTCGGCGAAGCCCGAAACCCGGCGGGCAACGCTAGGGCTAGAAGGACTCTGCATATGAACCTTACGGTGGAGCTCTTCATCACAGCTAATTCTTCATCTTCAGAAAAGGTTCAACACTTGTTGAGTGATATAAGGTCTGGTTCACTCTCCATTAATAGCTATACTTGGATTGATGGGCGTGTGAATGTGTTAAATATCTTTAAACGTTATATAATTGTGAAGATGAACTGCACCGTGGACGTATCCTTATCTTCAATGTCGATGCAAGATATGAAGTGCGAAGAACATGTGGAGCTCTAG
- the LOC122080703 gene encoding respiratory burst oxidase homolog protein A-like: MRGLAGHERRWDSDTITGNGFSGDSSPATEEYVEVTLDFKDDDTIILRSVEPAGAIEIESGVHTPATMSRSGTMRRSASTRIYQFSQELKAEAVSKVKQFSQRFSWGHNKSFSASQNGAGSGFDSALAARAMRRQRAELDRTKSGAHRGLRGLRFISNRKGVDGWNQVETNFEKMAKDGFLQRSDFGQCIGLKDSKEFALELFDALSRRRRLKTDKISKDELYEFWNQITDESFDSRLQIFFDMVDKNEDGRIGEEEVKEIIELSASANKLSRLKEQAEEYAALIMEELDPEGLGYIELWQLETLLLQKDTYLNYSQALSYTSQALSQNLQGLRRRSPIQKWRTKAGYFLEENWKRIWLFVVWIGVMAGLFVWKWIQYKHKAAFQVMGYCLLFAKGGAETIKLNMALILFPVCRNTITWLRSTWLSKIFPFDDNINFHKSIAAAIVIGIILHAGDHLACDFPRLIASSPEAYNMYLAGYFGPVKPTYNQIMSQLEPLTGVIILILMAIAMTLATTWFRRSRLPKPFTKLTGFNAFWYSHHLFIIVYALLIVHGIYLYMETVWYQKTTWMYIAIPVILYAAERTLRFFRSGFYAVRLIKVALYPGKVLTLQMTKPSQFRYKSGQYMFVQCPAVSPFEWHPFSITSSPGDDYLSVHIRQLGDWTNELRRVFEKVCEAPAPASGKSGLLRADESTSKTLPKIMIDGPYGAPAQDYKKYDVLLLAGQGIGATPFISILKDLLNNIFKAEDQKAGHGRSDHHKAIRTTNAYFYWVTREQGSFDWFKGVMNEVADLDDRGVIELHNYLTSVYEEGDARSTLITMVQALNHAKNGVDIVSGTKVRTHFARPKWRQIFSRIRSKHPNATVGVFYCGAAVLAKELKKLCFEFNQKDSTRFEFHMEHF; this comes from the exons ATGAGGGGCCTGGCGGGGCATGAACGACGATGGGATTCAGATACGATCACCGGAAACGGATTCAGCGGTGATTCTTCACCGGCGACGGAGGAGTATGTTGAAGTGACTCTTGATTTCAAGGATGATGACACCATCATCCTTCGCAGTGTTGAGCCTGCGGGCGCTATTGAAATCGAGTCCGGGGTTCATACACCGGCAACGATGTCGAGGTCGGGGACGATGAGGCGAAGTGCGTCTACTCGTATCTATCAGTTCTCTCAGGAGTTGAAAGCTGAGGCGGTTTCAAAGGTGAAGCAGTTCTCGCAAAGGTTCTCATGGGGCCATAATAAATCCTTTTCTGCGTCTCAGAATGGCGCCGGATCTGGATTCGATTCTGCTCTTGCAGCTAGGGCTATGCGTCGACAGAGAGCAGAGCTCGATCGGACTAAATCTGGAGCTCATAGAGGTCTTCGAGGACTCCGCTTCATTAGTAACCGCAAAGGTGTGGATGGATGGAATCAAGTGGAAACCAACTTCGAGAAGATGGCTAAAGACGGTTTCCTTCAGCGCTCAGATTTTGGGCAATGCATAG gATTAAAGGATTCTAAGGAATTTGCTCTGGAGCTGTTCGATGCTCTGAGCCGAAGGCGAAGGTTGAAGACCGATAAAATCAGTAAGGACGAGCTGTACGAGTTTTGGAACCAAATCACAGACGAAAGTTTCGATTCTCGCCTCCAGATCTTCTTCGACAT GGTTGACAAGAACGAAGATGGACGAAtcggagaagaagaggtgaagGAG ATTATCGAACTAAGTGCCTCTGCAAATAAATTGTCGAGACTGAAAGAGCAGGCGGAGGAGTACGCAGCTCTAATCATGGAGGAATTGGATCCAGAAGGGCTTGGCTATATTGAG CTGTGGCAACTGGAGACGCTTCTGCTCCAGAAGGACACTTATCTGAATTACAGCCAAGCCTTGAGCTACACGAGCCAGGCATTGAGCCAGAATCTGCAGGGGCTAAGGAGGAGGAGTCCAATCCAGAAATGGCGTACCAAGGCAGGTTACTTCTTGGAGGAGAACTGGAAGAGGATCTGGTTGTTTGTGGTGTGGATTGGGGTCATGGCTGGCCTCTTTGTCTGGAAATGGATTCAATACAAACACAAGGCTGCTTTTCAAGTCATGGGTTATTGCCTTCTCTTTGCCAAGGGTGGTGCCGAGACCATAAAATTGAACATGGCCCTTATCCTGTTTCCGGTTTGCAGAAACACCATAACATGGCTGCGATCCACTTGGCTCTCGAAGATATTCCCCTTCGACGACAATATCAATTTTCACAAG TCAATAGCAGCGGCAATCGTTATCGGTATAATCCTTCATGCCGGTGACCATCTCGCCTGCGATTTCCCTCGGCTAATTGCGTCGTCTCCAGAAGCCTACAACATGTACTTAGCAGGGTACTTCGGTCCGGTTAAGCCCACATATAATCAAATCATGTCACAACTAGAGCCCCTGACCGGAGTTATTATACTGATATTAATGGCAATCGCGATGACACTCGCGACAACTTGGTTCAGACGTAGTAGGCTGCCCAaacccttcaccaagctgactggTTTCAATGCCTTCTGGTATTCCCACCACCTATTCATCATCGTCTATGCTTTACTCATCGTGCACGGCATCTATCTCTACATGGAAACCGTCTGGTATCAAAAGACG ACATGGATGTATATAGCCATTCCAGTAATTCTATATGCAGCTGAGAGGACCCTCAGATTCTTCAGATCAGGTTTCTATGCCGTCCGGCTCATTAAG GTTGCTCTTTATCCTGGCAAAGTCCTGACCTTGCAAATGACCAAGCCTTCCCAATTCCGTTACAAGAGTGGACAATACATGTTCGTCCAGTGCCCAGCTGTTTCTCCATTCGAGTG GCATCCATTTTCAATTACCTCATCACCTGGAGATGATTACTTGAGCGTCCACATTAGGCAGTTGGGTGATTGGACAAATGAGCTCAGGAGGGTCTTTGAAAAGGTTTGCGAAGCTCCAGCTCCTGCATCTGGTAAAAGTGGGCTTCTTAGAGCTGACGAATCCACTAGTAAAAC TCTTCCAAAGATCATGATCGATGGGCCTTACGGAGCTCCTGCTCAGGACTACAAAAAATATGATGTTCTTCTCCTTGCTGGGCAAGGAATTGGTGCAACACCATTCATCAGTATTTTGAAAGATTTGCTCAACAACATATTTAAAGCAGAGGATCAG AAAGCGGGCCACGGAAGATCAGATCATCACAAGGCAATAAGAACTACTAATGCATATTTCTATTGGGTAACCAGGGAACAAGGTTCCTTTGACTGGTTCAAGGGCGTGATGAATGAAGTTGCTGATTTGGATGACAGG GGTGTGATTGAATTGCACAACTACTTAACAAGTGTGTATGAGGAAGGAGATGCTCGTTCCACCCTTATCACAATGGTTCAAGCCCTCAACCATGCCAAGAATGGAGTAGACATTGTGTCCGGAACAAAA GTTCGAACCCATTTCGCAAGGCCTAAATGGAGGCAGATCTTCTCTAGAATCCGTTCAAAGCACCCTAACGCTACCGTTG GGGTCTTCTACTGTGGAGCTGCAGTCTTGGCTAAAGAACTGAAGAAGCTCTGCTTTGAGTTCAACCAGAAAGACTCTACTAGGTTCGAATTCCATATGGAGCACTTCTGA